In the genome of Phytoactinopolyspora mesophila, one region contains:
- a CDS encoding FadR/GntR family transcriptional regulator, whose amino-acid sequence MSLTNQAIARIRELIQSGELQPGAKLPPEQELAAELGLGRNLLREAVQALVAMHVLEVRRGSGTFVTSLEPKELLQGVGAAVELLRGDTLLEVIEVRRLFEPVATALAASRMSPHQLALVKEHLDAMRAAADDVELLNYHDAAFHREVIAATGNDTLSAMLDGIAGRTVRARVWHGLVNDRAAGRTLAEHEAIYSALAVGDAVLAQSAAMMHVNTTETWLRAHL is encoded by the coding sequence ATGTCGCTGACCAACCAGGCCATTGCCCGGATCCGGGAGCTCATCCAGTCCGGCGAGCTCCAGCCAGGGGCGAAGCTCCCGCCTGAGCAAGAGTTGGCAGCCGAGTTGGGTTTGGGACGTAACCTGCTACGTGAGGCCGTTCAGGCGTTGGTGGCGATGCACGTTCTGGAGGTGAGACGCGGCAGCGGCACGTTCGTTACCAGCCTGGAGCCCAAGGAGCTACTGCAAGGGGTCGGCGCGGCGGTCGAGCTTCTCCGTGGCGACACGCTCCTCGAGGTGATAGAAGTGCGCCGCCTGTTCGAGCCGGTCGCCACCGCGCTCGCCGCGAGCCGGATGTCGCCACATCAGTTGGCCTTAGTCAAGGAACATCTCGATGCCATGCGCGCGGCGGCGGACGATGTTGAGTTGCTCAACTACCACGACGCGGCCTTTCACCGGGAGGTGATCGCCGCCACCGGCAACGACACCCTTTCCGCCATGCTGGATGGTATCGCCGGACGAACCGTGCGCGCTCGGGTCTGGCATGGACTGGTCAACGATCGCGCCGCTGGGCGCACGCTGGCCGAGCATGAAGCCATCTACTCCGCACTTGCCGTCGGGGATGCCGTCTTGGCGCAATCAGCGGCGATGATGCATGTCAACACGACCGAGACCTGGTTGCGCGCTCATCTCTGA
- a CDS encoding enolase C-terminal domain-like protein translates to MAEVISALEAVDVRFPTSRDLDGSDAMNPEPDYSAAYVVIRTTAGREGFGLAFTVGRGNDAQVAAIEALAPLVIGLPLPDVLSDLGGFSEMLTGDSQLRWLGPYKGVIHMAAAAIINATWDLYGRVEDKPVWRLLAEMSPQQLVDLVDFRYLEDALTPAEALEILEQAQPGRGARQADLIANGYPAYTTTPGWLGYTDDKLVRLAKEAVADGFDHIKLKVGADLDTDIRRLGLARETLGPAARIAIDANQAWGVQQAIEWLEPLARFDPYWIEEPTSPDDVLGHAAIRDAVAPIKVAAGEHIHNQVMFKQFLQAGALDVVQLDASRVAGVTENVAVILLAAKYGVPICPHAGGVGLCEMVQHLAMFDYVAVSASTDGRAIEYIDHLHEHFVDPVVIRDGRYLAPSAPGIGAEMHRHSVDTYRWQEDGP, encoded by the coding sequence GTGGCCGAGGTGATCAGCGCGCTCGAGGCAGTCGACGTCCGCTTTCCCACGTCACGTGATCTTGATGGTTCGGATGCGATGAATCCCGAACCCGATTACTCGGCAGCGTACGTCGTTATCCGTACCACTGCCGGGCGGGAAGGGTTCGGGCTGGCATTCACCGTGGGACGCGGCAACGATGCTCAGGTTGCCGCCATCGAGGCCCTCGCGCCGCTGGTGATCGGTCTTCCCTTGCCGGACGTGCTCTCCGATTTGGGCGGGTTCTCCGAGATGCTCACCGGCGACAGCCAGCTGCGCTGGCTTGGCCCGTACAAGGGCGTCATTCATATGGCCGCCGCGGCAATCATCAACGCGACCTGGGATCTGTACGGCCGGGTGGAAGACAAACCGGTCTGGCGGTTGCTGGCGGAGATGTCGCCGCAACAGTTGGTTGATCTCGTCGACTTCCGCTACCTGGAAGATGCCCTGACTCCGGCCGAGGCGCTGGAAATCCTGGAACAGGCTCAGCCTGGCCGCGGAGCTCGCCAGGCGGATCTCATCGCCAACGGTTATCCGGCCTACACGACTACTCCGGGGTGGCTGGGCTACACCGACGACAAACTGGTCCGGCTCGCTAAGGAAGCGGTGGCGGACGGGTTCGATCACATCAAGCTCAAAGTCGGCGCGGATTTGGACACCGACATACGACGTCTCGGGCTGGCGCGCGAGACGCTCGGCCCGGCGGCGCGTATCGCCATCGACGCCAACCAGGCCTGGGGCGTCCAGCAAGCCATCGAGTGGCTGGAGCCCCTGGCGCGTTTCGATCCGTACTGGATCGAGGAGCCCACGTCGCCCGACGACGTATTGGGCCACGCCGCTATCCGGGACGCGGTGGCGCCCATCAAGGTGGCCGCCGGTGAGCACATCCACAACCAGGTGATGTTCAAGCAGTTTCTGCAGGCAGGCGCCCTCGACGTCGTTCAGCTGGATGCATCCCGCGTGGCAGGGGTCACCGAGAACGTGGCGGTCATCCTTCTCGCGGCGAAGTACGGCGTGCCCATCTGCCCTCACGCTGGCGGCGTAGGCCTATGCGAGATGGTCCAGCACCTGGCCATGTTCGATTACGTCGCGGTCAGCGCCAGCACGGACGGGCGGGCCATCGAGTACATCGATCACCTGCACGAGCATTTCGTCGACCCAGTTGTGATCCGCGACGGGCGGTATCTCGCACCCTCGGCGCCAGGAATCGGCGCCGAGATGCACCGCCACTCGGTTGACACGTACCGCTGGCAGGAGGACGGCCCATGA
- a CDS encoding DUF2200 domain-containing protein — protein sequence MSRIFGTSFASVYPHYVTKAEKKGRTRAELDQVIQWLTGFDEAELRSHLDNGTTFEDFFADSRLNPNASLITGVVCGVRVEDIDDPLMQKIRYLDKLVDELARGKPMEKILRT from the coding sequence GTGAGCAGGATATTCGGCACCAGCTTCGCGTCGGTGTACCCCCACTACGTCACCAAAGCGGAGAAAAAGGGGCGCACGAGGGCCGAGTTGGATCAGGTCATCCAGTGGCTAACCGGCTTTGACGAGGCCGAGTTGAGGAGCCACCTCGACAACGGCACAACCTTCGAGGACTTCTTCGCAGATTCGCGACTCAACCCGAATGCCTCGTTGATCACCGGCGTGGTGTGCGGCGTGCGTGTCGAGGACATCGACGATCCATTGATGCAGAAGATCCGCTACCTAGATAAGTTGGTCGACGAGCTCGCCAGAGGTAAGCCGATGGAGAAGATCCTGAGAACGTGA